One genomic region from Colletotrichum lupini chromosome 7, complete sequence encodes:
- a CDS encoding WD repeat domain-containing protein — translation PHRTSAITTKLNPSTTSHDPAHVSRRPYTHSVTMKSTPLIINWHDQNAPVYSAHFEPHGKGRLATAGGDNNVRLWKVDSDGEDRKVDYLSTLSKHTQAVNVVRWAPKGEILASAGDDGNVIIWVMSEHSGPAFGNEGLEDKETWRTKHMCRSSGSEIYDLAWSPDSSYFIIGSMDNIARIYNASSGTLVRQIAEHSHYVQGVAWDPLNEYIATQSSDRSVHIYSLKTKDGQHTLSGNHDDKPSKIASHNKSDLPPRRISSSSPAPPDFGMRTHLTVEQAIGSPVPSAPGTPTSIALPMNPPSVISHSRRSSFSSRRSPSPAPSMPLPAVMSMEPSPKPHPSGGLGMKNSTLYANETLSSFFRRLTFTPDGSLLLTPAGQYQTQHSSEGNAKPTFEVTNTVYIYTRGGINKAPIAHLPGHKKPSVVVKCSPIFYSLRTSPPVTKHITIDTSSSEDPIPALPEPVSKPVTSTSVMDPPPPPTSVPESGSTPSKAEPSASTPGPKAAFALPYRMIYAVATQDAVLLYDSQQQTPICIVSNLHCATFTDLAWSSDGLTLLVSSSDGFCSTLSFSPGELGQIYQGDLPTAKNPTAGSTGATSSNQTTPVPAPSSAFAPPSPFPNGSGHHHRNSASSFTAPSPPPAGFVSQRPQSPARSNSTSSVATQSSNVVTNPSLIVGSVPGIAVANSTKVTGVPITTPPETPRTNAATNPTPAASTAGTAASGTKREASEGEKEEGSEPKKRRIAPTLVEQKP, via the exons CCCCATCGTACGAGCGCCATCACCACCAAACTCAACCCGTCCACGACCTCCCACGATCCCGCACATGTCTCGAGACGGCCGTATACACACTCAGTCACGATGAAGAGCACGCCGCTTATCATCAATTGGCATGACCAGAATGCCCCAGTCTACTCGGCCCATTTCGAGCCTCACGGCAAGGGTCGACTAGCTACGGCTGGAGGAGATAATAACGTGAGA CTCTGGAAGGTAGACAGCGATGGAGAAGATCGAAAGGTCGACTACTTGTCAACCTTGAGCAAGCATACACAGGCAGTCAATGTCGTTCGATGGGCACCCAAAG GTGAGATACTCGCTTCCGCCGGCGACGACGGCAATGTCATCATATGGGTCATGTCCGAACACAGCGGCCCTGCCTTTGGCAACGAGGGCCTCGAGGATAAGGAGACGTGGAGAACCAAGCACATGTGTCGATCTAGCGGATCCGAGATTTACGACCTTGCCTGGTCTCCTGATAGCTCCTACTTCATCATTGGAAGCATGGACAATATCGCTCGAATCTACAATGCTAGCTCTG GTACCCTTGTGCGCCAGATTGCTGAGCATAGCCATTATGTTCAAGGTGTCGCATGGGATCCTTTGAACGAGTACATCGCAACCCAGTCCTCCGATCGATCCGTCCACATCTATTCCTTGAAAACAAAGGATGGACAGCATACACTGAGCGGCAACCACGACGACAAGCCCTCTAAGATTGCGAGCCATAACAAGAGTGACTTGCCGCCACGCCGCATATCCTCCAGCAGCCCTGCGCCTCCTGACTTTGGCATGAGGACCCACCTTACTGTCGAACAGGCCATTGGATCCCCGGTGCCCTCCGCCCCCGGAACTCCCACCTCAATCGCATTACCGATGAACCCGCCCAGTGTGATTAGCCATAGCAGGAGATCGTCATTTTCGTCTAGACGATCGCCTTCTCCGGCTCCGTCAATGCCGCTCCCGGCTGTAATGTCCATGGAGCCATCGCCAAAGCCTCACCCATCCGGTGGCCTTGGTATGAAGAACTCGACACTCTATGCTAACGAGACGCTCTCGTCCTTTTTCCGACGCTTGACCTTCACTCCAGATGGCAGTCTTCTGCTTACTCCAGCTGGCCAGTACCAAACTCAACACAGCTCAGAAGGAAATGCGAAGCCCACATTTGAGGTCACCAATACCGTCTACATTTACACGAGAGGTGGCATCAATAAGGCGCCAATTGCGCACTTGCCTGGTCACAAGAAGCCTTCTGTTGTGGTCAAGTGCTCACCCATCTTTTACTCGTTGCGAACATCGCCTCCTGTCACCAAGCATATCACCATCGATACGTCATCCTCTGAAGATCCCATCCCGGCACTGCCTGAACCGGTCTCGAAGCCGGTGACTTCTACTTCGGTCATGGACCCGCCTCCACCGCCAACCTCGGTCCCAGAGTCCGGTTCTACACCGAGCAAGGCCGAACCTAGCGCTTCTACGCCTGGCCCCAAGGCGGCCTTTGCCCTGCCTTACAGAATGATATACGCTGTGGCGACTCAAGACGCCGTCCTTCTTTATGATTCTCAGCAGCAGACACCTATCTGCATAGTCAGCAATCTTCACTGTGCGACATTCACTGATCTAGCTTG GTCAAGCGATGGTCTCACTCTTTTGGTTTCATCCTCTGACGGATTCTGTTCGACCTTGTCTTTCTCACCTGGTGAGCTGGGCCAGATCTATCAAGGAGACCTGCCTACTGCCAAGAATCCAACTGCTGGAAGTACAGGAGCGACATCGTCGAATCAAACGACTCCGGTCCCTGCTCCAAGCTCAGCATTCGCCCCTCCGTCTCCATTTCCAAATGGCTCGGGTCACCATCACCGAAACTCGGCGAGCTCTTTTACCGCTCCGTCGCCGCCACCCGCTGGGTTTGTCAGCCAGCGACCTCAGTCGCCCGCTCGATCGAACTCTACTTCATCCGTGGCGACTCAGTCATCGAATGTGGTGACGAACCCATCATTGATTGTGGGCAGCGTGCCTGGCATTGCTGTCGCCAACTCCACCAAGGTCACAGGCGTCCCCATCACCACGCCGCCAGAGACGCCGAGGACCAACGCTGCCACAAACCCGACCCCGGCTGCATCGACTGCCGGTACAGCAGCAAGCGGAACCAAACGTGAGGCAAGTGAGGGAGAGAAGGAAGAGGGCAGCGAGCCCAAGAAGAGACGAATTGCGCCTACCCTGGTGGAACAGAAGCCGTAG
- a CDS encoding fungal specific transcription factor domain-containing protein: MSLFLTPRDRYATDAKAPLACGSCKRQKRKCDKARPACGLCTRMERRCDYGEPAPAAPTADDFAALQLKLIELEGRLNTAGSGGTPASSSSGGTSGGGGSGRTPGPGPGPASNSNSASGSAAGGGMEETPSAASVFTPLEPLWEQQASAQYPPDAFLDLSSTEWLNQSLPRPVIDIPNEVLQHLGDGHAIQHAVNAYFTTIHTWLPIVSKKRMNMGAALSQGGPDLAMLFLAMKLAATSPTDILAGGSQHMAIYRAAKRFMSLLEHSGATSLMVLQSMTLIAYFEYAHALYPAAWITVAACVRYADFLGLPGSHEGTIILASPTTWTELEERSRTWWAIISLDRIICLGNKKRYLSPEPQDNETYPVDDSAWDEGRVGRVAHHNITSPPPSPPSPFSSLCRSALIAGKIITHVRKVTSDRKQNPHASPADAIAEANALSETLFSTLEYLQQQPPTTGATAAQRLKPLSLPLLPSRCVLLSAGVLLHDFYCCPACPDGRLKSPEETAQQARSVDVLLKISKDVAVLSEELLLLVSRTERVGDVDDDMGMNSHGHNRNDGQSGGGSDIGGVSPLILDALYGAANTLAWLLREEGTLECEEEMNVIKRCLERLGSRWRLAGEYGRMLEQQDFAMMMQEKGHSTLRII; the protein is encoded by the exons ATGTCGCTCTTCCTCACGCCCAGAGACCGCTACGCAACAGATGCAAAGGCACCGCTGGCCTGCGGCAGCTGCAAGCGACAAAAGCGCAAATGCGACAAGGCACGCCCGGCGTGCGGGTTGTGCACCCGCATGGAACGCCGGTGCGACTACGGTGAGCCCGCTCCGGCCGCCCCGACTGCCGACGACTTTGCAGCCCTGCAGCTGAAGCTCATTGAGCTCGAGGGCCGTCTAAACACCGCCGGGAGCGGCGGCACGCCTGCGTCCTCATCTTCCGGAGGCACAAGCGGGGGCGGTGGTAGCGGACGTACACCCGGCCCTGGTCCTGGTCCCGCATCCAACTCAAATTCTGCGTCAGGGTCCGCTGCTGGGGGAGGCATGGAGGAAACACCGTCTGCTGCATCAGTCTTCACGCCACTTGAACCTCTCTGGGAACAGCAAGCCTCGGCTCAGTACCCGCCAGATGCCTTTCTCGATCTTTCTTCCACGGAATGGTTGAACCAATCTCTCCCGAGACCCGTCATCGACATTCCAAAT GAAGTCCTCCAACATCTAGGCGACGGCCACGCAATCCAACACGCCGTAAACGCCTACTTCACCACAATCCACACCTGGCTCCCCATAGTCTCCAAGAAGCGCATGAACATGGGCGCCGCCCTCAGCCAAGGCGGTCCGGACCTGGCCATGCTCTTCCTCGCCATGAAGCTCGCGGCCACCAGCCCGACGGACATCCTCGCGGGTGGTTCCCAGCACATGGCAATTTACCGCGCCGCCAAGCGATTCATGTCCCTGCTGGAGCACAGCGGCGCCACGTCGCTCATGGTACTGCAGTCCATGACGCTCATCGCCTACTTTGAGTACGCCCACGCCCTCTACCCGGCCGCGTGGATCACCGTCGCTGCCTGCGTGCGGTATGCTGATTTCCTTGGTCTGCCTGGGTCTCACGAGGGGACTATTATCCTGGCTTCGCCT ACAACGTGGACAGAGTTGGAGGAGCGATCGCGGACGTGGTGGGCCATCATCAGCCTCGACCGCATCATCTGCCTCGGCAACAAGAAACGCTACCTCTCCCCTGAACCGCAAGATAACGAGACATATCCCGTAGACGACTCAGCATGG GACGAAGGCCGCGTCGGCCGCGTGGCCCATCACAACATCACCTCCCCGCCCCCTTCTCCACCCTCCCCCTTCTCCTCCCTCTGCCGCTCCGCCCTCATCGCCGGCAAAATCATAACCCACGTCCGTAAAGTCACCTCGGACCGCAAACAGAACCCGCACGCCTCGCCCGCCGACGCCATCGCCGAAGCGAACGCCTTGTCGGAGACGCTGTTCTCGACCCTGGAGTACTTGCAACAGCAGCCCCCCACGACAGGAGCTACGGCAGCGCAGAGGCTCAAGCCGCTATCCCTACCCCTCCTGCCGTCACGGTGCGTCTTGCTCTCGGCAGGCGTCCTCCTCCACGACTTCTACTGCTGTCCCGCCTGTCCGGACGGCCGCCTCAAGAGCCCCGAGGAGACGGCGCAGCAGGCGCGTTCCGTTGACGTCTTGTTGAAGATTAGCAAAGACGTTGCTGTGTTGTCGGAAGAGCTACTGCTTCTCGTCTCGCGGACGGAAAGGGTCGGTGACGTTGATGATGACATGGGCATGAACAGTCATGGCCACAATCGCAATGACGGACAAAGCGGTGGCGGCAGCGACATTGGCGGCGTGAGCCCGCTGATTCTGGACGCGCTCTACGGCGCCGCGAATACCCTCGCCTGGCTGCTCAGAGAGGAAGGGACGCTCGAGTGTGAGGAAGAGATGAATGTCATCAAGCGGTGTCTCGAGCGATTGGGCTCACGGTGGAGGTTGGCGGGGGAGTATGGGCGGATGCTGGAGCAGCAGGATTTCGCGATGATGATGCAGGAGAAGGGGCACTCGACACTGAGAATCATATGA
- a CDS encoding ABC transporter, with protein sequence MQDESLLFIEVGAALGVIALTSVPALTGLVQQLRSRKPKDHFYEDKDGKATAESSAAFSNRWPKTFIFLFAFLGLAVSLANSILATLSLHTGNYDNLFIAEWLSTGISILLAFQAVAIAASNDSVQAYSLGLWLWLSGLIFAGIQILQDTKVFDELLSNNPVSFGLKLANLVLTLGLIVTSVTLPRRPDVYFENRIVDRLRTVPAYSRFTWGWCSGIIDLATKKKDLDASDLPKPDHWTRSEDSAASWKSYNFKPDSSLWWSIIWAYRVPLFVQWSIAISKAFLSLAPSWITLQILETLQRRKPGEDLPADIWILVFWLGLVILADAWVEATMFWLSWAELCIPLRGALSALIFEKSMRRKNVKAASKQEAEEKEDDAKPKDDKKKKADEEEAEDDNVLKSKQAIINLIGVDAKRISDFAAFQFLFPSSAAKLLVAIWFLVYLLGWGPLGAGLLAWAILLPINFSYAKVYSKAQDKLMKIRDQKLAVVNEALVGMRQIKFSALEPQWEKRILAMREKELGALWQVFKGDTVLFGMWITSPIALAAVSLAVYAWLNGTLIPSVAFVSIGVFKNLEVTLAVLPELITDVIDANISVKRMQDYLNGPEKTKTVTEGSDVAFENATIAWPVDDETKDEDRFILRNVDVTFPAGELSVISGKTGTGKSLMLAAVLGESDLLSGTIYAPKPPSIKERNDDKANRGNWIIPSSISFVGQIPWIENATLKSNILFGLPFDEERYNQTIEACALKKDLEMLADGDRTELGANGINLSGGQKWRLTLARAIYSRAGILVLDDIFSAVDAHVGRHIYEKCLTGDLCQGRTRILVTHHVALCEPRTKFIVELGDGTVQHSGFLSELTEDGTLQMIKSHEQTSQEIADEEATAVNSEEASDVEIPEVAELNGDGGILKKVPSKAARAFVEDEAREKGSIKKHVYAAYLSQSGGLPWWGFGFLLFVIYQFVVIGRSWWLRIWTGTSEQSIKTFSQQPQHQYAYAFTLQHSELHVPSNETVSINMDKDTMFYLGIYVGISAFSAILGTGRFFYFFVMSYKASRRMFEGITRTVLRTPLRWLDTVPTGRVLNRFTADFNVIDNRLGMDLSGVFGAFLSVIGICVTAFYVSPLIIPLAFVLLLIAVWIAMRYLAGARPAKRLESTTKSPIFDLFGSTLVGMMTIRGSDKAQTYIDSMYSRLDDYGMASWHLWLFNRWMGWRMSLIGAMFSTAVGFVVLGSPSMGAALAGFTLSFALEFSQAIVWSIRHYANIELDMNAAERVVEYSDLKTEDQGGIEPPATWPTEGKLEVKDLVVSYAEDLSPVLKGLTFSVKKNERIGVVGRTGAGKSSLTLALFRFLEARSGSIFVDGVDISKIKLHELRSRLAIIPQDPVLFSGSVRSNLDPFDNQTDADLKDSLQRVHLVDSNPSTPGEPSSSAAPSVNDQQKNVNVFRNLNSPISEGGGNLSQGQRQLLCLARAIVSRPKVMVLDEATSAVDMTTDALIQRSIREEFNDSTLIVIAHRLSTIADFDRILVLSDGAVAEYGSPQELWGKEGGVFRGMCEESGEKEKLKNIIFS encoded by the exons ATGCAAGATGAATCACTCTTGTTCATAGAGGTCGGAGCTGCTTTGGGCGTAATCGCTCTTACTTCGGTTCCGGCCCTCACAGGACTCGTCCAACAACTTCGATCCCGCAAACCCAAGGACCACTTCTACGAAGACAAGGACGGAAAAGCCACGGCCGAGTCATCTGCCGCCTTTTCCAACCGCTGGCCCAAGACCTTCATCTTCTTATTCGCCTTCCTGGGTCTGGCCGTCTCCTTGGCAAACTCCATTTTGGCGACGCTCTCACTTCACACCGGTAACTATGACAATTTATTCATTGCAGAATGGCTTTCAACTGGTATTTCG ATTCTTTTAGCCTTCCAAGCCGTGGCCATCGCTGCTTCAAATGACTCCGTCCAGGCCTACAGCCTCGGCTTGTGGCTCTGGCTTTCCGGTTTGATCTTTGCTGGCATCCAGATCTTGCAGGACACCAAGGTGTTTGATGAGCTTCTGTCCAACAACCCCGTTTCCTTCGGCCTCAAACTTGCGAACCTGGTCCTCACTCTGGGTCTCATTGTGACGAGCGTCACTCTGCCCAGGAGACCGGATGTCTACTTCGAGAACAGAATTGTCGACCGCCTTAGGACGGTCCCTGCCTACAGCCGCTTCACCTGGGGCTGGTGCAGCGGAATCATCGACCTGGCTACCAAGAAGAAGGATCTTGATGCGTCTGACCTGCCTAAGCCGGACCACTGGACCCGTTCTGAAGACTCGGCTGCGTCGTGGAAGTCGTACAACTTCAAGCCCGATTCCAGCCTGTGGTGGTCCATCATTTGGGCCTACCGCGTGCCTCTATTCGTCCAATGGTCCATTGCTATTTCCAAGGCCTTCTTGAGTCTTGCCCCGTCATGGATCACGCTACAAATCCTTGAGACCCTTCAACGTAGAAAGCCTGGCGAAGACCTCCCTGCCGATATCTGGATCTTGGTCTTTTGGCTTGGTCTGGTTATTCTGGCTGATGCCTGGGTTGAGGCGACCATGTTCTGGCTGTCTTGGGCCGAGCTCTGCATTCCCCTCAGAGGCGCTCTCTCTGCCCTCATCTTTGAGAAGTCGATGCGCAGGAAGAACGTCAAGGCGGCCTCCAAGCAGGAAGCCGAAGAGAAGGAGGACGATGCTAAGCCAAAGGATgacaagaaaaagaaagctgATGAAGAAGAGGCCGAAGACGACAACGTGCTCAAGTCGAAGCAAGCCATCATCAATTTGATTGGCGTCGACGCCAAACGCATTTCCGATTTCGCCGCCTTCCAATTCCTCTTCCCATCCAGCGCTGCCAAGCTCCTCGTCGCCATCTGGTTCCTCGTTTACTTGCTTGGCTGGGGACCCCTCGGTGCCGGGTTGCTCGCGTGGGCCATCCTTCTTCCCATCAACTTCTCGTACGCCAAGGTGTACTCCAAGGCTCAGGATAAGCTCATGAAGATTCGTGATCAAAAGCTGGCCGTCGTCAACGAGGCCCTCGTAGGCATGCGCCAAATCAAGTTTTCCGCGCTCGAGCCTCAGTGGGAGAAGCGCATCCTGGCCATGCGAGAGAAGGAACTCGGTGCCCTGTGGCAGGTTTTCAAGGGTGACACCGTCCTCTTTGGCATGTGGATCACCAGCCCCATTGCCCTGGCCGCCGTTTCCCTAGCTGTGTATGCATGGCTCAACGGTACCTTGATCCCATCTGTTGCCTTTGTCAGTATCGGTGTTTTCAAGAACCTCGAGGTTACTCTCGCCGTCCTTCCCGAGCTCATTACCGATGTCATCGATGCCAATATCTCTGTCAAGAGAATGCAGGACTACCTGAACGGGCCTGAGAAGACCAAGACTGTGACCGAGGGATCTGATGTTGCCTTTGAGAACGCCACTATCGCGTGGCCTGTCGACGACGAGACTAAAGACGAGGACAGGTTCATCCTTCGCAACGTCGATGTCACTTTCCCCGCTGGCGAGCTGTCCGTCATCTCTGGCAAGACCGGTACCGGTAAGAGTCTGATGCTGGCTGCCGTCCTTGGCGAGTCAGATCTCTTATCCGGCACAATCTACGCGCCGAAGCCACCCTCGATCAAAGAGAGAAACGACGACAAGGCCAACCGTGGCAACTGGATTATCCCGAGCAGCATTTCATTCGTCGGCCAGATTCCGTGGATCGAGAATGCCACACTCAAGAGCAATATTCTTTTCGGACTCCCCTTCGACGAGGAGAGGTACAACCAAACGATCGAGGCATGCGCCCTGAAGAAGGATTTGGAAATGCTTGCAGACGGTGACAGAACCGAGTTGGGAGCCAACGGTATCAACCTGAGTGGCGGTCAGAAGTGGCGCCTCACCCTCGCCAGAGCCATCTACTCTCGTGCCGGCATTCTTGTCCTCGACGACATTTTCTCCGCTGTTGATGCTCATGTCGGCCGTCACATCTACGAAAAGTGTCTCACTGGCGATCTCTGCCAGGGCCGAACCCGAATCCTCGTTACTCACCACGTCGCTCTCTGCGAGCCCCGGACCAAATTCATCGTTGAGCTAGGTGACGGCACTGTCCAGCACTCCGGCTTCCTGTCCGAGCTGACTGAGGATGGAACGCTCCAGATGATCAAGAGCCACGAGCAGACTTCCCAGGAGATTGCGGATGAGGAGGCCACTGCCGTCAATTCCGAAGAGGCCTCTGATGTTGAGATCCCCGAGGTTGCTGAGCTCAATGGAGATGGCGGTATCTTGAAGAAGGTGCCCTCAAAGGCTGCACGTGCGTTTGTCGAGGACGAGGCTCGCGAAAAGGGCTCCATCAAGAAGCATGTCTACGCTGCGTACTTGAGCCAGAGTGGTGGCTTGCCCTGGTGGGGCTTCGGCTTCCTTCTTTTTGTCATCTATCAATTCGTCGTCATTG GACGGTCATGGTGGCTTCGAATCTGGACTGGAACATCGGAGCAATCCATCAAGACCTTCAGCCAGCAACCGCAACACCAATACGCCTACGCCTTCACCCTTCAGCACAGCGAGCTCCACGTGCCATCCAACGAAACCGTCAGCATCAACATGGACAAGGACACCATGTTCTACCTGGGTATTTATGTCGGTATCTCTGCCTTCTCCGCTATTCTCGGTACAGGCCGTTTCTTCTACTTCTTCGTGATGAGCTACAAGGCCAGTCGCCGCATGTTTGAGGGTATCACCAGAACCGTGCTCCGCACCCCGCTCCGATGGCTCGACACCGTTCCCACCGGCCGCGTGCTCAACCGTTTCACCGCCGATTTCAACGTCATTGACAACAGGCTCGGCATGGATCTCTCTGGCGTCTTTGGCGCCTTCCTCAGCGTCATTGGAATTTGCGTCACCGCCTTCTACGTCTCGCCGCTCATCATCCCCCTGGCCTTTGTCCTGCTTCTCATTGCCGTCTGGATCGCCATGCGCTACCTCGCGGGCGCCAGACCGGCCAAGAGACTGGAGAGCACGACAAAGTCTCCCATCTTTGACCTCTTTGGTTCCACCCTCGTCGGCATGATGACCATTCGCGGTTCCGACAAGGCCCAAACGTACATCGATTCCATGTACTCCCGCCTCGATGACTACGGCATGGCCTCCTGGCACCTGTGGCTCTTCAACCGCTGGATGGGCTGGCGCATGTCGCTCATCGGGGCCATGTTCTCCACCGCCGTCGGCTTCGTCGTCCTTGGCAGCCCCTCGATGGGCGCCGCCCTCGCCGGTTTCACGCTCTCCTTTGCGCTCGAGTTTTCTCAGGCCATCGTCTGGTCTATCCGCCACTACGCCAACATTGAGCTCGACATGAACGCCGCGGAGCGCGTCGTCGAGTACTCGGACCTCAAGACCGAGGACCAGGGCGGCATCGAACCCCCCGCGACATGGCCTACCGAGGGCAAGCTCGAGGTCAAGGACCTCGTTGTGAGCTACGCTGAGGACCTCTCCCCCGTCCTCAAGGGCCTCACCTTCAGCGTCAAGAAGAACGAGCGCATCGGTGTCGTCGGTCGCACCGGAGCCGGCAAGTCCTCCCTCACCCTCGCCCTCTTCCGCTTCCTCGAAGCCCGCTCCGGCAGCATCTTCGTCGACGGCGTCGACATTTCCAAGATCAAGCTCCACGAGCTCCGCTCCCGCCTCGCCATCATCCCCCAAGATCCCGTCCTCTTCTCCGGCTCCGTCCGCTCCAACCTCGACCCCTTTGACAACCAGACCGACGCCGACCTCAAGGACTCGCTCCAGCGCGTGCACCTGGTCGACTCGAACCCTTCTACGCCCGGCGAGCCTTCCTCCAGCGCGGCGCCCTCTGTGAACGACCAGCAAAAGAACGTCAACGTCTTCCGCAACCTAAATTCCCCCATCTCCGAGGGCGGCGGCAACTTGTCGCAGGGCCAGCGCCAGCTCCTCTGCCTCGCGCGCGCCATCGTCTCGCGCCCCAAGGTCATGGTCCTCGACGAGGCGACCTCGGCCGTCGACATGACGACCGACGCGCTGATCCAGCGGTCCATTCGCGAGGAGTTCAACGACTCGACGCTGATTGTCATTGCCCACCGCCTCAGCACGATTGCCGATTTCGACCGCATCTTGGTCCTGAGCGACGGCGCCGTCGCCGAGTACGGGAGCCCGCAGGAGCTGTGGGGTAAGGAGGGCGGTGTGTTTAGGGGTATGTGCGAGGAGAGTGGTGAGAAGGAGAAGTTGAAGAACATCATCTTTTCTTAG